AATAGGTATGAAAAACAGTATTGTCGTCATCCTTATAGAAAACGCTGATGCCGGGGGCCTCTGCTTGAGGGAAATACTGGTCGCGGTAGTTGTAGTGAACTTCGCCTGTCGCCTGTTGTTGGGGCAGAAAACTGACGCCGTAATCGTAGTTGAAATCACTCTCGTTGGACGAGACCCAGTCAAATTGCCATCCCATCCGCTGGGCAAAGGGTTCAATCTGCGCCAGCGGCGCGCGTGAAATTGCTACGAATGTGATATCGCGTTGCGCCAGATGCGCTGTCATGCCGTCCACGTGATCGGCCATGTAGGAGCAGCTTGGACAACCCTGTTCCCAGTCTGGCGCAAACATGAAATGCTGTACGATCAATTGACGGTGCTTGCCAAACAGCGCTGATAATGTTCTTGGCCCTTCGGGCGTATCGAAAAGGTAATCCTTATCGACCCGTTCCCATGGCAAGGCGCGGCGATCGCTTGCGATACGGTCGCGCAGGCGGGTCAGCTCCCGTTCGCGCGCCAGCAATTGCTTGCGCGCAGCGATCCATTCATCATGAGCGACCACCGCATGGCGATCGGCTGTTGTTTCTGTATAAGACATATTCATTACGTGCTCCCTGACTCGTCGAGTCATTCTGGATAATGCAATTGCAATTATTTAGGACGGCGTACGGCGCGCACTTTTCCGCTGGCGCCTCCGCCGCAGTAGAAAAGATCGGCACCATCAGATTCAAGCCCGCTGACGCCGGTGCCGGTTGGCATGATCAGTTGTTCCAGTACTGCGCCGCTGTCGGGATCGATCCGGCGTATGTCGCTTTCATCTGCCTCCCAGGTGCCATGCCAAAGCTCGTTGTCGACCCAGGTCACACCGGTGACGAAACGGTCGGACTGGATGCTGCGGATGACAGCGCCGCTCTCAGGATTGATCTGAACGATCGTGCGATTGCGATATTGACCCACCCACAGGCTACCCTCGGCCCAGGCCAGGCCGGAGTCATTGCCATGGCCAGGTGCCGGAATGGTCGCCAGCACGCTACCGTCGGTCGGATCAATTTTGTTGATCTGCTCACCGGTAATCTGATACAGATAGGTGCCGTCAAATGCCGTGCCTGCATCGCAGGTGCACGCCAGCTTGCGTGTGACCTGGCGCTGTGCCGGATCGAACTCGAGCAGGCTGGATCCGGTGGCGGCCCAGACGTGGTGTCCGTCAAAGGTGACGCCGTGAATGGTATCGGCATCCGGAAAGGGGCCGTATTCCTGCACGATTTGCGCGACGCTGGAGTTTGTCGCTGCTATGTCTGCGTTTGCTGAGTGCTTCATGTCTGTCTCCCGTTGTCGTACCGCGAAGTGGTACGTTAAGGTCATTCTATTTCAACGCCAGTACAGAGGGGAGTAACAATATTGTCGTGAAACCGGCCAGAGATGAGGAGACCCAGCGGCGTACGCGCGATTTTCCTAGTGCATGAACCTGACCGTTGGCCTGAAGATCGGCCAGTGCCCGCTGTACGGTACGCTGGCTGGCGCCCAAAGCCTGCGCCAGGGCCGAGGTGGACCAGGGCGCACCATCGGCAAGCAGCGCCAGCAATGCCGCTGCATCGCTGTCAATGGGCGGAGCCAGCACCACTGCGCTTCGATTGTCCCGCGGCATCAGCGCATATCCGTTGGCGGTCGCTTCTATCTGTGCCATCGTGCTGACCAGCTTGCGCAGTCGTCCCATTTCTACGCGCAAGCGTGCTCGATGCGATTCATCTGGATCGTGAAGCCGAAAAACCGTTGCGATCAGCGACTGCCGCGACACATCACCGGGCCAGGCGCAGGCAAGCGCACGGATCAGTTCAAACAGAATGGGCCGCCGGGCCAGTGACAGCCACGTGCCGTCAACACTGATGCCCCGACGACAGCCATCGACCACCAGTGCGGTCGAGGCAAACAGGTCGGCAACCTCTGCAAGCGTTAATGTCTTGTCGTCATCGGCCGTGCGCAGGCGTGCAGCGGGGCGCTGCAGTGTTTTTTGCATTGCTGTCACTTCGGCCTGAAGCGCAGGGATCGTGGCCTGGTCGGCAGCAGCCTGGGCTCGGCGCAGCGCGATTTGGGCGCGCTCCATATGCAATGAGCGCAGTGCAAGCTCGGCCTGGACCAGTTCTGCCACGGCGACCAGAGAGGCCGGTACGCCGGCCGTATCAAGATCGCAGATCGTTGCCGACGCATCCTGAAGGCGGCCGAGCAACAGAAAGCGGCGCGCCATGATAAGCCGGGCCTGCAGGGCATTGGCATGATCATTGCGCGCCTGCAGGGTGGCCAGTGCAGCGGCAAGCATGTGCAATGGGCTATCGAGCTGGCGCATAGCCAGAGCCACTTCTGCGCCAGCAACAATGCAGCGCGCTCTTTGCACGGGTTCATGGGGGCCGAACTTGCGGGCCGCCTGCTCAAGCAGCTCACGGGCTCGGGCGTAGTCCCCCAGGCGTGCCATGGCCACGCCGCGCAAGGCAAGCGCAGGCGGGTCATCGCGCAGTGCAACCAGCTTCAGGGCATTGAGCACATCGCCGGCAGCAAGCATACGGGCGCAAGCGGCAGTCAGGGAATCCATGCCGATAGCATACTCTTTTCAATTGAAATAGTGATAACGGGCGAAAAAAAGACAGGCACGGTGCCTGTCTTTTAACGGAAAACGGCAGATCAGTATGTCGTTATCCCATTACTATTTCACTATCCCAATAGCTGCGGCAGCCACAAGGAGATGGCGGGAACATAGGTGATGATAATCAGGAATCCCAGCAACAGGATCAGCCATGGCGAAGCGGCCCGCATGACTTGGCCGATAGACATTTTGGTGATTCCAGCGGTAACGAAAAGGTTCAGGCCGATCGGCGGCGTAACCATGCCGATTTCCAGGTTGACGACCATGATAATGCCCAGGTGCACCGGATCAATCCCCAGTTGTGTGGCAATTGGAAACAGGATTGGTGCAAGAATAAGAATAATGCCTGTCGGCTCCATGAACATGCCGGCGACCAGCAGCAGAATATTGACGACAATCAGAAACTGCCAAGCTTGCATATCCCACGCAATGATTTGTTCTGCGATGATTTGCGGAATGCGCTCGGTGGTCAATACATGGGCAAAAAGCAAGGCGTTTACAATGATGAACATCAGCATGATCGTGACTTTGGCAGCATCGACCAGCACGTCTGGCACTTGCCGTAAGCCGATATCGCGATAAACAAACACGGCTACCAGGAATGCGTAGACTGCAGAAACAGCCGCCGCTTCGGTTGGTGTAAAAATACCGCCGTATATACCACCAAGGATGATAAAGATTAGTGCCAGGCCCCAGATGGAATCGCGGCCGGCGGCGAGTACTTCCTTGAGGCTGGCGCGCGGTTGCCTGGGGTAATTTTTGATCCTGGCTACAATATAGATGGCGATCATGAGCAGTAAACCCAGCGAAATGCCCGGTATTACACCTGCCATAAAAAGCGCACCTACCGAGGTTTCTGTTGCAGCCCCGTAAACCACCATGACGATTGAGGGCGGAATCAGAATGCCCAGTGTACCGGCGTTACATACCACGCCGGCCGCGAAGGGTTTGGGATAGCCAGAGCGAACCATGCCCGCAATCACAATAGAGCCCACTGCAACCACGGTAGCCGGAGATGATCCGGAGACTGCCGCAAAAAGGCAGCAGGCCATGACAGATGCAATAGCAAGACCGCCATGGAAATGCCCGACGGTGGCGATTGCAAAGCGAATCATGCGCTTGGCCACACCGCCGGTAGTCATGAAAGCGCCTGCCAGTACAAAAAACGGGATGGCCATAAGCGTAAAGTGCTCAGACGTCTCGTACATTTTGAGCGACAATGAGGCCAGGGAATCTGTGCCGAAGAACAGAATGGTCAGCAGTGAGGATAAACCCAATGCCACCGCAACCGGCGTGCCCATGAACATGAACACGAACAGCATGACGAACAGGCGACGGTAGTCATTTGACCTCCTGGTTGATCACAGACGTATCATCACTGGCATGTTTGAGCGCCTCTTCGGCTTCATCGCCAAGCAGCTGGGCGCGACGGCCCCGCAGCATATCGAACAGGATTTCGGCAAACCGTATGAATAAAAGCGCGAAGCCTACAGGCAATACCAATCGCGGAACCCACTGGGGAACGGGTATATCCTGGGCAAGAATGCCAATGGTGTACATTTTGTCCACGTAAATCCAGGCGCCGTAGAATACGATAGCGGTATAGACTAGGCACAGTGCGCAGGCCGCAATGCCGGTAACGCGGGCCGCCTTTTTGGGCAGGGCCTTGATCAGCGCATCAACGCCAATGTGCGCCTTGACCCGTACACCGTATGACAGCCCCAGGAAGATCAAGCCGCCGAAGATGAATATGGCCAGCTCAAGCGCCCAGGTGAAACTGTAATTGAAGACATAGCGCGCTATGACCTGAGCAAAGGTGATCAGCGTCATGGCGGCCAGAAGAAAGGCGATCAGTCCTTCCTCAAGCCGATGAAACCAGTTAGCGTTCATGTGTGATACTCCTTTTTGAACCCGCAAAAAGCCTGTCGGTCAGACGATTATCCATATAACCGCTGCCAGCCCGAATGTCGGGCGGGCAAGCGGTCAGCGTAAACGTAAATCCAATTTACTTATTGGCTTGCTGGGCGGCCTTGATCAGATCGGCGCGATATCGGCTTCAAATTTCTTCCATACCGGTTCCATGGCTGTGCGCCAGGCGGCCACGTCTTCCTTGGACAGCTGTACTACCTGGGCTTTTTTTGCATCAACGATGCGCTGCTTATCCTGTTCGTTCAGCTCGGCTGCCTTGCCATTGGCAAAGGTGGTGGCTTCGGCCATGGCTTTTTCAAGTCCGGCTCGAATATCTTCGGGCAGGCCGTCCCACCATTGCGCGTTGGTGACTACCATATAGTCAATCACGCCGTGGTTGGTTTCAGCAATGGTTTTCTGCACTTCATGAAATTTTTGCGAGTAGATGTTGGACCAGGTGTTTTCCTGGCCATCCACTACACCGGTCTGCAATGCCTGGTATACCTCGCTGAAAGCCAATTTTTGGGGGTTGGCGCCGAGTGCCCGGAACTGCGCCTCAAGCACATCGGATGCCTGGATGCGGAACTTCAAGCCCTTGACGTCCTCGGGCCGCTGCAGTTGCGCCTTGTTGGTCGATAGCTCTTTCATGCCGTTATGCCAGTACGCAAGACCCTTTAGTCCACGATCCTTCATGGAGTCCAGCAGTTCCTTGCCTTTGTCGCTTTGCTGGAAGCGATCTACCGCAGCCATATCGTTGAACAGGAAGGGCAGATCAAACAACTGGACCTTTTTGGTGTAACGGTCAAATTTTGACAACGAAGGGGCAATCAGCTGGACATCGCCCAGCAGCAGGGCTTCCAGTTCTTTGC
Above is a window of Advenella kashmirensis WT001 DNA encoding:
- a CDS encoding DUF899 domain-containing protein — protein: MNMSYTETTADRHAVVAHDEWIAARKQLLARERELTRLRDRIASDRRALPWERVDKDYLFDTPEGPRTLSALFGKHRQLIVQHFMFAPDWEQGCPSCSYMADHVDGMTAHLAQRDITFVAISRAPLAQIEPFAQRMGWQFDWVSSNESDFNYDYGVSFLPQQQATGEVHYNYRDQYFPQAEAPGISVFYKDDDNTVFHTYSTYSRGVEVMMGTYSLIDLTPIGRNERDVPNKMEWVRHHDRYDLSETGTASCCHTAT
- a CDS encoding NHL repeat-containing protein, producing MKHSANADIAATNSSVAQIVQEYGPFPDADTIHGVTFDGHHVWAATGSSLLEFDPAQRQVTRKLACTCDAGTAFDGTYLYQITGEQINKIDPTDGSVLATIPAPGHGNDSGLAWAEGSLWVGQYRNRTIVQINPESGAVIRSIQSDRFVTGVTWVDNELWHGTWEADESDIRRIDPDSGAVLEQLIMPTGTGVSGLESDGADLFYCGGGASGKVRAVRRPK
- a CDS encoding HTH domain-containing protein yields the protein MDSLTAACARMLAAGDVLNALKLVALRDDPPALALRGVAMARLGDYARARELLEQAARKFGPHEPVQRARCIVAGAEVALAMRQLDSPLHMLAAALATLQARNDHANALQARLIMARRFLLLGRLQDASATICDLDTAGVPASLVAVAELVQAELALRSLHMERAQIALRRAQAAADQATIPALQAEVTAMQKTLQRPAARLRTADDDKTLTLAEVADLFASTALVVDGCRRGISVDGTWLSLARRPILFELIRALACAWPGDVSRQSLIATVFRLHDPDESHRARLRVEMGRLRKLVSTMAQIEATANGYALMPRDNRSAVVLAPPIDSDAAALLALLADGAPWSTSALAQALGASQRTVQRALADLQANGQVHALGKSRVRRWVSSSLAGFTTILLLPSVLALK
- a CDS encoding TRAP transporter large permease, whose translation is MLFVFMFMGTPVAVALGLSSLLTILFFGTDSLASLSLKMYETSEHFTLMAIPFFVLAGAFMTTGGVAKRMIRFAIATVGHFHGGLAIASVMACCLFAAVSGSSPATVVAVGSIVIAGMVRSGYPKPFAAGVVCNAGTLGILIPPSIVMVVYGAATETSVGALFMAGVIPGISLGLLLMIAIYIVARIKNYPRQPRASLKEVLAAGRDSIWGLALIFIILGGIYGGIFTPTEAAAVSAVYAFLVAVFVYRDIGLRQVPDVLVDAAKVTIMLMFIIVNALLFAHVLTTERIPQIIAEQIIAWDMQAWQFLIVVNILLLVAGMFMEPTGIILILAPILFPIATQLGIDPVHLGIIMVVNLEIGMVTPPIGLNLFVTAGITKMSIGQVMRAASPWLILLLGFLIIITYVPAISLWLPQLLG
- a CDS encoding TRAP transporter small permease; amino-acid sequence: MNANWFHRLEEGLIAFLLAAMTLITFAQVIARYVFNYSFTWALELAIFIFGGLIFLGLSYGVRVKAHIGVDALIKALPKKAARVTGIAACALCLVYTAIVFYGAWIYVDKMYTIGILAQDIPVPQWVPRLVLPVGFALLFIRFAEILFDMLRGRRAQLLGDEAEEALKHASDDTSVINQEVK
- a CDS encoding TRAP transporter substrate-binding protein: MKFAPMRIINALGMSVALAFSAGALAADKPIVIKFSHVVAANTPKGQGAQKFKEVAEKLLPGKVQVQVFPNSQLFGDGKELEALLLGDVQLIAPSLSKFDRYTKKVQLFDLPFLFNDMAAVDRFQQSDKGKELLDSMKDRGLKGLAYWHNGMKELSTNKAQLQRPEDVKGLKFRIQASDVLEAQFRALGANPQKLAFSEVYQALQTGVVDGQENTWSNIYSQKFHEVQKTIAETNHGVIDYMVVTNAQWWDGLPEDIRAGLEKAMAEATTFANGKAAELNEQDKQRIVDAKKAQVVQLSKEDVAAWRTAMEPVWKKFEADIAPI